Proteins from one Eriocheir sinensis breed Jianghai 21 chromosome 27, ASM2467909v1, whole genome shotgun sequence genomic window:
- the LOC127004015 gene encoding titin-like isoform X15 — MNLFVVETILILLGLGPFVDSTGGVAGLPGLPEDNPRCVALVEAAKAEYRKLYAAGLKDSPNLMDLILTNLGIAFNDTLKTIERKVFNNTDETGHETGKKTVVEKTTETDIAPNGTVSKTSETTVDIDEYGKQSGEKSVTERETVIGQTSDNETIAQTVDVEKVMDEAGNEIKEEVVIKKELIVQPPTNTTDANLIVPKVGADDKGKNKTELKLGASEKSDGLEKVERSEEIKEILPGNITNEVLVKEKKEQLSPQESTKVTSVERKNVTKKDDGLEKVERSEEIKEILPGNITNEVLVKEKEEQLSPQESTKVTSVERKNVTEKDDGLQTVERSEEIKEILPGNITNEVLVKEKEEQLSPQESTIVTSVERKNVTEKDDGKDVEKETVIQKEVEKNVCDSDIKEVRNEKHLNETIEDLKHQVDDVKNKIKEEKAKAEETNATRSLSVVKEPSAAPIIQEGEVVEKTVPAVTPAKVAEKIPPTVTEGKVLVVTKEKAVEQAAPPVTEMIVSVPKEQEEVPVVAEEKVIEKIIPSVTEGKVPAVPQQEVVEKVAPSPTEEKVPVVTQERIIEQNAPQERVIEKVAPSPTEEKVPVVTQERVIEQAVPQERVIEKVAPSPTEEKVPVVTQERVIEQAVPQERVTEQAVPQERVIEQAVPQERVIEQAVPQERVTEQAVPQERAIEQAVPQERATEQAVPQERAIEQAAPTATEEIVTVSKEKEEVPVVTEEKVPVVTNQTVVEKISPTVTEGNVPVVTKEKVVEQAAPSVTEEIVSVSKEHEVPVVAEEKKVIEKIHPAMTEGKVLAVPQQEVVEKVAPSPTEEKVHVVTQERAIEQNAPQERVIEQAVPQERATEQAAPSPTEEKVPVVTQERAIEQNAPQERVIEQAAPQERVIEKVAPQERVIEQAVPQERATEQAAPSPTEEKVPVVTQERAIEQNAPQERVIEQAAPLERVIEQAVPQERATEQAAPTATEEIVTVSKEKEEIPVVTEEKVPVVTNQTVVEKITPSITEEKVVTQRKVVEKAAPSVKESVVSIPKREEGVVERIAPVVKEAITTE, encoded by the exons ATGAACCTTTTCGTAGTTGAGACGATCCTCATCTTGTTGGGCTTGGGGCCCTTCGTGGACAGTACCGGCGGGGTAGCGGGGCTCCCGGGGCTCCCGGAGGACAACCCGCGATGTGTCGCCCTGGTGGAGGCCGCTAAGGCCGAATACCGAAAATTGTACGCGGCGGGACTGAAAGACTCTCCCAATTTGATGGATCTGATACTGACAAATTTGGGGATTGCTTTTAACGACACCTTGAAGACCATAGAAAGGAAAGTCTTCAATAATACCGATGAAACAGGGCATGAAACCGGAAAAAAGACAGTCGTTGAGAAGACGACAGAGACTGACATAGCACCCAACGGAACTGTATCAAAGACTTCCGAAACCACGGTCGATATAGATGAGTACGGTAAACAAAGTGGTGAGAAATCTGTGACAGAAAGAGAAACCGTGATAGGACAGACTTCAGACAATGAGACCATAGCACAAACGGTGGACGTTGAAAAGGTAATGGACGAAGCGggtaatgaaataaaggaggaagttgtTATTAAGAAGGAATTAATAGTACAACCTCCTACCAATACGACTGATGCAAATCTTATCGTTCCAAAAGTAGGGGCGGACgacaaaggtaaaaacaaaacagaattaaAACTTGGTGCCTCAGAAAAGAGCGATGGACTTGAGAAAGTAGAACGatcagaggaaataaaggagattctgcccggcaatataacgaatgaagtgttagttaaagagaagaaagaacagctttctccacaggaaagcaccaaggtgacatctgtggaaaggaagaatgttacAAAGAAGGATGATGGACTTGAGAAAGTAGAACGatcagaggaaataaaggagattctgcccggcaatataacgaatgaagtgttagttaaagagaaagaagaacagctttctccacaggaaagcaccaaggtgacatctgtggaaaggaagaatgttacagagaaggatgatggacttcagaCAGTAGAACGatcagaggaaataaaggagattctgcccggcaatataacgaatgaagtgttagttaaagagaaagaagaacaactttctccacaggaaagcactattgtgacatctgtggaaaggaagaatgttacagagaaagatgatggaaaagatgtcgagaaagaaactgtaattcaaaaagaagtcgaaaagaatgtgtgtgatagcgacatcaaagaggttcgtaacgaaaaacatcttaatgaaacaattgaagacttgaaacaccaagttgatgacgtgaaaaacaagattaaggaagaaaaagcaaaggctgAAGAAACAAATGCTACGCGTAGCCTAAGCGTCGTAAAAGAACCAAGTGCTGCCCCTATCATTCAAGAAGGTGAAGTCGTTGAAAAGACAGTCCCTGCTGTGACACCGGCGAAGGTTGCTGAAAAGATTCCCCCCACGGTGACGGAAGGAAAAGTTCTCGTTGTGACAAAAGAGAAGGCtgttgagcaggctgcccctCCGGTAACAGAGATGATCGTAAGTGTCCCTAAGGAGcaagaagaagtccctgttgtggCAGAagagaaggttattgaaaagattattccctcggtgacagaaggaaaGGTCCCGGcagtccctcaacaggaggttgttgaaaaagttgccccatcgccgacagaagaaaaagttcctgttgtgacacaagaaaggattattgagcagaatgccccacaagaaagggttattgaaaaggTTGCCCCATcgccgacagaagaaaaagttcctgttgtgacacaagaaagggttattgaacaggctgtcccacaagaaagggttattgaaaaggTTGCCCCATCGccaacagaagaaaaagttcctgttgtgacacaagaaagggttattgaacaggctgtcccacaagaaagggttactgaacaG gctgtcccacaagaaagggttattgaacaggctgtcccacaagaaagggttattgaacaggctgtcccacaagaaagggttactgaacaG gctgtcccacaagaaagggctattgaacaggctgtcccacaagaaagggctactgAACAG gctgtcccacaagaaagggctattgaacaggctgcccctacggcgacagaagagattgtcactgtttctaaagagaaagaagaagtccctgttgtaacagaggaaaaggttcccgttgtgacaaatcagacaGTTGTTGAAAAGATTTCCCCCACGGTGACGGAAGGAAACGTCCCAGTTGTGACAAAAgagaaggttgttgagcaggctgccccttcggtgacaGAGGAGATTGTAAGTGTCTCTAAGGAGCATGAAGTCCCTGTTGtggcagaagagaagaaggttattgaaaagattcaCCCTGCGatgacggaaggaaaagtcctggcagtccctcaacaggaggttgttgaaaaagttgccccatcgccgacagaagaaaaagttcatgttgtgacacaagaaagggctattgagcagaatgccccacaagaaagggttattgaacag gctgtcccacaagaaagggctactgAACAGGCTGCGCCATcgccgacagaagaaaaagttcctgttgtgacacaagaaagggctattgagcagaatgccccacaagaaagggttattgaacag gctgctccacaagaaagggttattgaaaaggttgccccacaagaaagggttattgaacaggctgtcccacaagaaagggctactgaacaggctgccccatcgccgacagaagaaaaagttcctgttgtgacacaagaaagggctattgagcagaatgccccacaagaaagggttattgaacaggctgccccactagaaagggttattgaacaggctgtcccacaagaaagggctactgaacaggctgcccctacggcgacagaagagattgtcactgtttctaaagagaaagaagaaatccctgttgtaacagaggaaaaggttcccgttgtgacaaatcagacaGTTGTTGAAAAAATTACTCCTTCcataacagaagaaaaagttgtcaCTCAACGGAAGGTTGTTGAGAAGGCTGCCCCCTCTGTCAAGGAAAGCGTAGTTTCCATtccaaagagggaggaaggagtagttGAAAGAATTGCTCCTGTTGTAAAGGAAGCAATTACAACAGAGTAG
- the LOC127004015 gene encoding titin-like isoform X10 yields MNLFVVETILILLGLGPFVDSTGGVAGLPGLPEDNPRCVALVEAAKAEYRKLYAAGLKDSPNLMDLILTNLGIAFNDTLKTIERKVFNNTDETGHETGKKTVVEKTTETDIAPNGTVSKTSETTVDIDEYGKQSGEKSVTERETVIGQTSDNETIAQTVDVEKVMDEAGNEIKEEVVIKKELIVQPPTNTTDANLIVPKVGADDKGKNKTELKLGASEKSDGLEKVERSEEIKEILPGNITNEVLVKEKKEQLSPQESTKVTSVERKNVTKKDDGLEKVERSEEIKEILPGNITNEVLVKEKEEQLSPQESTKVTSVERKNVTEKDDGLQTVERSEEIKEILPGNITNEVLVKEKEEQLSPQESTIVTSVERKNVTEKDDGKDVEKETVIQKEVEKNVCDSDIKEVRNEKHLNETIEDLKHQVDDVKNKIKEEKAKAEETNATRSLSVVKEPSAAPIIQEGEVVEKTVPAVTPAKVAEKIPPTVTEGKVLVVTKEKAVEQAAPPVTEMIVSVPKEQEEVPVVAEEKVIEKIIPSVTEGKVPAVPQQEVVEKVAPSPTEEKVPVVTQERIIEQNAPQERVIEKVAPSPTEEKVPVVTQERVIEQAVPQERVIEKVAPSPTEEKVPVVTQERVIEQAVPQERVTEQVAPSPTEEKVPVVTQERVIEQAVPQERVIEQAVPQERVIEQAVPQERVTEQAVPQERAIEQAVPQERATEQAAPTATEEIVTVSKEKEEVPVVTEEKVPVVTNQTVVEKISPTVTEGNVPVVTKEKVVEQAAPSVTEEIVSVSKEHEVPVVAEEKKVIEKIHPAMTEGKVLAVPQQEVVEKVAPSPTEEKVHVVTQERAIEQNAPQERVIEQAVPQERATEQAAPSPTEEKVPVVTQERAIEQNAPQERVIEQAAPQERVIEKVAPQERVIEQAVPQERATEQAAPSPTEEKVPVVTQERAIEQNAPQERVIEQAAPLERVIEQAVPQERATEQAAPTATEEIVTVSKEKEEIPVVTEEKVPVVTNQTVVEKITPSITEEKVVTQRKVVEKAAPSVKESVVSIPKREEGVVERIAPVVKEAITTE; encoded by the exons ATGAACCTTTTCGTAGTTGAGACGATCCTCATCTTGTTGGGCTTGGGGCCCTTCGTGGACAGTACCGGCGGGGTAGCGGGGCTCCCGGGGCTCCCGGAGGACAACCCGCGATGTGTCGCCCTGGTGGAGGCCGCTAAGGCCGAATACCGAAAATTGTACGCGGCGGGACTGAAAGACTCTCCCAATTTGATGGATCTGATACTGACAAATTTGGGGATTGCTTTTAACGACACCTTGAAGACCATAGAAAGGAAAGTCTTCAATAATACCGATGAAACAGGGCATGAAACCGGAAAAAAGACAGTCGTTGAGAAGACGACAGAGACTGACATAGCACCCAACGGAACTGTATCAAAGACTTCCGAAACCACGGTCGATATAGATGAGTACGGTAAACAAAGTGGTGAGAAATCTGTGACAGAAAGAGAAACCGTGATAGGACAGACTTCAGACAATGAGACCATAGCACAAACGGTGGACGTTGAAAAGGTAATGGACGAAGCGggtaatgaaataaaggaggaagttgtTATTAAGAAGGAATTAATAGTACAACCTCCTACCAATACGACTGATGCAAATCTTATCGTTCCAAAAGTAGGGGCGGACgacaaaggtaaaaacaaaacagaattaaAACTTGGTGCCTCAGAAAAGAGCGATGGACTTGAGAAAGTAGAACGatcagaggaaataaaggagattctgcccggcaatataacgaatgaagtgttagttaaagagaagaaagaacagctttctccacaggaaagcaccaaggtgacatctgtggaaaggaagaatgttacAAAGAAGGATGATGGACTTGAGAAAGTAGAACGatcagaggaaataaaggagattctgcccggcaatataacgaatgaagtgttagttaaagagaaagaagaacagctttctccacaggaaagcaccaaggtgacatctgtggaaaggaagaatgttacagagaaggatgatggacttcagaCAGTAGAACGatcagaggaaataaaggagattctgcccggcaatataacgaatgaagtgttagttaaagagaaagaagaacaactttctccacaggaaagcactattgtgacatctgtggaaaggaagaatgttacagagaaagatgatggaaaagatgtcgagaaagaaactgtaattcaaaaagaagtcgaaaagaatgtgtgtgatagcgacatcaaagaggttcgtaacgaaaaacatcttaatgaaacaattgaagacttgaaacaccaagttgatgacgtgaaaaacaagattaaggaagaaaaagcaaaggctgAAGAAACAAATGCTACGCGTAGCCTAAGCGTCGTAAAAGAACCAAGTGCTGCCCCTATCATTCAAGAAGGTGAAGTCGTTGAAAAGACAGTCCCTGCTGTGACACCGGCGAAGGTTGCTGAAAAGATTCCCCCCACGGTGACGGAAGGAAAAGTTCTCGTTGTGACAAAAGAGAAGGCtgttgagcaggctgcccctCCGGTAACAGAGATGATCGTAAGTGTCCCTAAGGAGcaagaagaagtccctgttgtggCAGAagagaaggttattgaaaagattattccctcggtgacagaaggaaaGGTCCCGGcagtccctcaacaggaggttgttgaaaaagttgccccatcgccgacagaagaaaaagttcctgttgtgacacaagaaaggattattgagcagaatgccccacaagaaagggttattgaaaaggTTGCCCCATcgccgacagaagaaaaagttcctgttgtgacacaagaaagggttattgaacaggctgtcccacaagaaagggttattgaaaaggTTGCCCCATCGccaacagaagaaaaagttcctgttgtgacacaagaaagggttattgaacaggctgtcccacaagaaagggttactgaacaGGTTGCCCCATCGccaacagaagaaaaagttcctgttgtgacacaagaaagggttattgaacaggctgtcccacaagaaagggttattgaacaggctgtcccacaagaaagggttattgaacaggctgtcccacaagaaagggttactgaacaG gctgtcccacaagaaagggctattgaacaggctgtcccacaagaaagggctactgAACAG gctgcccctacggcgacagaagagattgtcactgtttctaaagagaaagaagaagtccctgttgtaacagaggaaaaggttcccgttgtgacaaatcagacaGTTGTTGAAAAGATTTCCCCCACGGTGACGGAAGGAAACGTCCCAGTTGTGACAAAAgagaaggttgttgagcaggctgccccttcggtgacaGAGGAGATTGTAAGTGTCTCTAAGGAGCATGAAGTCCCTGTTGtggcagaagagaagaaggttattgaaaagattcaCCCTGCGatgacggaaggaaaagtcctggcagtccctcaacaggaggttgttgaaaaagttgccccatcgccgacagaagaaaaagttcatgttgtgacacaagaaagggctattgagcagaatgccccacaagaaagggttattgaacag gctgtcccacaagaaagggctactgAACAGGCTGCGCCATcgccgacagaagaaaaagttcctgttgtgacacaagaaagggctattgagcagaatgccccacaagaaagggttattgaacag gctgctccacaagaaagggttattgaaaaggttgccccacaagaaagggttattgaacaggctgtcccacaagaaagggctactgaacaggctgccccatcgccgacagaagaaaaagttcctgttgtgacacaagaaagggctattgagcagaatgccccacaagaaagggttattgaacaggctgccccactagaaagggttattgaacaggctgtcccacaagaaagggctactgaacaggctgcccctacggcgacagaagagattgtcactgtttctaaagagaaagaagaaatccctgttgtaacagaggaaaaggttcccgttgtgacaaatcagacaGTTGTTGAAAAAATTACTCCTTCcataacagaagaaaaagttgtcaCTCAACGGAAGGTTGTTGAGAAGGCTGCCCCCTCTGTCAAGGAAAGCGTAGTTTCCATtccaaagagggaggaaggagtagttGAAAGAATTGCTCCTGTTGTAAAGGAAGCAATTACAACAGAGTAG
- the LOC127004015 gene encoding titin-like isoform X37 produces the protein MNLFVVETILILLGLGPFVDSTGGVAGLPGLPEDNPRCVALVEAAKAEYRKLYAAGLKDSPNLMDLILTNLGIAFNDTLKTIERKVFNNTDETGHETGKKTVVEKTTETDIAPNGTVSKTSETTVDIDEYGKQSGEKSVTERETVIGQTSDNETIAQTVDVEKVMDEAGNEIKEEVVIKKELIVQPPTNTTDANLIVPKVGADDKGKNKTELKLGASEKSDGLEKVERSEEIKEILPGNITNEVLVKEKKEQLSPQESTKVTSVERKNVTKKDDGLEKVERSEEIKEILPGNITNEVLVKEKEEQLSPQESTKVTSVERKNVTEKDDGLQTVERSEEIKEILPGNITNEVLVKEKEEQLSPQESTIVTSVERKNVTEKDDGKDVEKETVIQKEVEKNVCDSDIKEVRNEKHLNETIEDLKHQVDDVKNKIKEEKAKAEETNATRSLSVVKEPSAAPIIQEGEVVEKTVPAVTPAKVAEKIPPTVTEGKVLVVTKEKAVEQAAPPVTEMIVSVPKEQEEVPVVAEEKVIEKIIPSVTEGKVPAVPQQEVVEKVAPSPTEEKVPVVTQERIIEQNAPQERVIEKAVPQERVIEQAVPQERVIEQAVPQERVTEQAVPQERAIEQAVPQERATEQAVPQERAIEQAAPTATEEIVTVSKEKEEVPVVTEEKVPVVTNQTVVEKISPTVTEGNVPVVTKEKVVEQAAPSVTEEIVSVSKEHEVPVVAEEKKVIEKIHPAMTEGKVLAVPQQEVVEKVAPSPTEEKVHVVTQERAIEQNAPQERVIEQAVPQERATEQAAPSPTEEKVPVVTQERAIEQNAPQERVIEQAAPQERVIEKVAPQERVIEQAVPQERATEQAAPSPTEEKVPVVTQERAIEQNAPQERVIEQAAPLERVIEQAVPQERATEQAAPTATEEIVTVSKEKEEIPVVTEEKVPVVTNQTVVEKITPSITEEKVVTQRKVVEKAAPSVKESVVSIPKREEGVVERIAPVVKEAITTE, from the exons ATGAACCTTTTCGTAGTTGAGACGATCCTCATCTTGTTGGGCTTGGGGCCCTTCGTGGACAGTACCGGCGGGGTAGCGGGGCTCCCGGGGCTCCCGGAGGACAACCCGCGATGTGTCGCCCTGGTGGAGGCCGCTAAGGCCGAATACCGAAAATTGTACGCGGCGGGACTGAAAGACTCTCCCAATTTGATGGATCTGATACTGACAAATTTGGGGATTGCTTTTAACGACACCTTGAAGACCATAGAAAGGAAAGTCTTCAATAATACCGATGAAACAGGGCATGAAACCGGAAAAAAGACAGTCGTTGAGAAGACGACAGAGACTGACATAGCACCCAACGGAACTGTATCAAAGACTTCCGAAACCACGGTCGATATAGATGAGTACGGTAAACAAAGTGGTGAGAAATCTGTGACAGAAAGAGAAACCGTGATAGGACAGACTTCAGACAATGAGACCATAGCACAAACGGTGGACGTTGAAAAGGTAATGGACGAAGCGggtaatgaaataaaggaggaagttgtTATTAAGAAGGAATTAATAGTACAACCTCCTACCAATACGACTGATGCAAATCTTATCGTTCCAAAAGTAGGGGCGGACgacaaaggtaaaaacaaaacagaattaaAACTTGGTGCCTCAGAAAAGAGCGATGGACTTGAGAAAGTAGAACGatcagaggaaataaaggagattctgcccggcaatataacgaatgaagtgttagttaaagagaagaaagaacagctttctccacaggaaagcaccaaggtgacatctgtggaaaggaagaatgttacAAAGAAGGATGATGGACTTGAGAAAGTAGAACGatcagaggaaataaaggagattctgcccggcaatataacgaatgaagtgttagttaaagagaaagaagaacagctttctccacaggaaagcaccaaggtgacatctgtggaaaggaagaatgttacagagaaggatgatggacttcagaCAGTAGAACGatcagaggaaataaaggagattctgcccggcaatataacgaatgaagtgttagttaaagagaaagaagaacaactttctccacaggaaagcactattgtgacatctgtggaaaggaagaatgttacagagaaagatgatggaaaagatgtcgagaaagaaactgtaattcaaaaagaagtcgaaaagaatgtgtgtgatagcgacatcaaagaggttcgtaacgaaaaacatcttaatgaaacaattgaagacttgaaacaccaagttgatgacgtgaaaaacaagattaaggaagaaaaagcaaaggctgAAGAAACAAATGCTACGCGTAGCCTAAGCGTCGTAAAAGAACCAAGTGCTGCCCCTATCATTCAAGAAGGTGAAGTCGTTGAAAAGACAGTCCCTGCTGTGACACCGGCGAAGGTTGCTGAAAAGATTCCCCCCACGGTGACGGAAGGAAAAGTTCTCGTTGTGACAAAAGAGAAGGCtgttgagcaggctgcccctCCGGTAACAGAGATGATCGTAAGTGTCCCTAAGGAGcaagaagaagtccctgttgtggCAGAagagaaggttattgaaaagattattccctcggtgacagaaggaaaGGTCCCGGcagtccctcaacaggaggttgttgaaaaagttgccccatcgccgacagaagaaaaagttcctgttgtgacacaagaaaggattattgagcagaatgccccacaagaaagggttattgaaaag gctgtcccacaagaaagggttattgaacaggctgtcccacaagaaagggttattgaacaggctgtcccacaagaaagggttactgaacaG gctgtcccacaagaaagggctattgaacaggctgtcccacaagaaagggctactgAACAG gctgtcccacaagaaagggctattgaacaggctgcccctacggcgacagaagagattgtcactgtttctaaagagaaagaagaagtccctgttgtaacagaggaaaaggttcccgttgtgacaaatcagacaGTTGTTGAAAAGATTTCCCCCACGGTGACGGAAGGAAACGTCCCAGTTGTGACAAAAgagaaggttgttgagcaggctgccccttcggtgacaGAGGAGATTGTAAGTGTCTCTAAGGAGCATGAAGTCCCTGTTGtggcagaagagaagaaggttattgaaaagattcaCCCTGCGatgacggaaggaaaagtcctggcagtccctcaacaggaggttgttgaaaaagttgccccatcgccgacagaagaaaaagttcatgttgtgacacaagaaagggctattgagcagaatgccccacaagaaagggttattgaacag gctgtcccacaagaaagggctactgAACAGGCTGCGCCATcgccgacagaagaaaaagttcctgttgtgacacaagaaagggctattgagcagaatgccccacaagaaagggttattgaacag gctgctccacaagaaagggttattgaaaaggttgccccacaagaaagggttattgaacaggctgtcccacaagaaagggctactgaacaggctgccccatcgccgacagaagaaaaagttcctgttgtgacacaagaaagggctattgagcagaatgccccacaagaaagggttattgaacaggctgccccactagaaagggttattgaacaggctgtcccacaagaaagggctactgaacaggctgcccctacggcgacagaagagattgtcactgtttctaaagagaaagaagaaatccctgttgtaacagaggaaaaggttcccgttgtgacaaatcagacaGTTGTTGAAAAAATTACTCCTTCcataacagaagaaaaagttgtcaCTCAACGGAAGGTTGTTGAGAAGGCTGCCCCCTCTGTCAAGGAAAGCGTAGTTTCCATtccaaagagggaggaaggagtagttGAAAGAATTGCTCCTGTTGTAAAGGAAGCAATTACAACAGAGTAG